A window from Streptomyces sp. NBC_00299 encodes these proteins:
- a CDS encoding SDR family oxidoreductase has product MILVIGATGKIGGEVARLLVSTGSPVRALVRDPSKAAAQALARQGVVPATGDLGDVASLDAAMQGVDRVFLVSAQDLRQAELQGNAVDAALRATVGHIVKVSGIAPSVSPGGPAEIGRQHWQTEHRIEESGVPFTFLRPGFFMQNLLETAAPMVSKLGLLAAPMGGAPVAMVDARDIAAVAAEVLTGDSHHDRVYDVTGPRAFGYEELAAVLADATGQRVRYVSMPPGFAANVLRRQGKPDWYVEHLVEMAELFRAGAGATVSTTVRDLTGRPPRTIESFAAEHAGSFTREGVPQLLHTAARFGLTMAGRAASVLRAR; this is encoded by the coding sequence ATGATTCTCGTCATTGGGGCCACCGGAAAAATCGGCGGTGAGGTCGCCCGCCTGCTCGTCTCGACCGGATCGCCGGTACGAGCGCTGGTCCGCGATCCCTCGAAGGCAGCCGCCCAGGCCCTCGCCCGCCAAGGCGTGGTGCCGGCAACCGGTGACCTGGGTGACGTCGCCTCGCTCGACGCTGCGATGCAGGGCGTCGACCGCGTGTTCCTCGTCTCGGCCCAGGACCTCCGCCAGGCCGAACTGCAGGGCAACGCCGTCGACGCCGCGCTCCGCGCAACTGTCGGCCACATCGTCAAGGTGTCCGGCATCGCGCCCTCGGTCTCACCCGGCGGCCCGGCGGAAATCGGCCGTCAGCACTGGCAGACCGAGCACCGAATCGAAGAGTCGGGCGTGCCGTTCACTTTCCTGCGCCCCGGCTTCTTCATGCAGAACCTCCTGGAGACGGCAGCGCCGATGGTCTCCAAGCTCGGTCTGCTCGCGGCGCCGATGGGCGGTGCACCGGTCGCGATGGTCGACGCCCGCGACATCGCCGCCGTCGCCGCAGAGGTGCTGACCGGCGACAGCCACCACGACCGGGTGTACGACGTCACCGGGCCGCGCGCGTTCGGTTACGAGGAACTGGCCGCTGTCCTTGCCGACGCGACCGGGCAACGCGTCCGTTACGTCAGCATGCCGCCCGGGTTTGCCGCGAACGTGCTCCGGCGCCAGGGGAAGCCCGACTGGTACGTCGAGCATCTCGTCGAGATGGCGGAACTGTTCCGTGCCGGTGCCGGCGCCACGGTCAGCACCACCGTGCGGGACCTGACAGGGCGGCCTCCACGGACCATCGAGAGTTTCGCCGCAGAGCACGCGGGGTCGTTCACCCGGGAGGGTGTCCCGCAACTCCTCCACACCGCCGCCCGCTTCGGCCTCACGATGGCCGGCCGAGCCGCCTCGGTCCTGCGCGCCAGGTGA
- a CDS encoding TIGR03936 family radical SAM-associated protein has product MQRIRLRYTKRGRLRFTSHRDFQRAFERALRRAEVPMAYSAGFTPHPKVSYANAAPTGTGSEAEYLEIALTTARDPEKLRVLLDESLPTGLDIVDAVEARTSGLADRLTASVWELRLDGVEPAEAERAVAAFNAAEAVEVQRMTKNGVRTFDARPAVVQLETQSETADRPTDQPCAILRLVVRHVTPAVRPDDVLSGLRAVADLAPPVPAAVTRLAQGLFDEETSTVTDPLAPDREAATAPTEAETAAAATAPA; this is encoded by the coding sequence GTGCAGCGCATCCGACTGCGCTACACCAAGCGCGGCCGCCTCCGGTTCACCAGCCACCGTGACTTCCAGCGCGCCTTCGAGCGTGCGCTGCGCCGTGCCGAGGTGCCGATGGCGTACTCGGCAGGGTTCACGCCGCATCCGAAGGTGTCGTACGCCAATGCCGCACCCACCGGCACGGGCAGTGAGGCGGAGTATCTGGAGATCGCGCTCACCACAGCGCGGGATCCCGAGAAGCTGAGGGTTCTCCTCGACGAGTCGCTGCCCACCGGCCTCGACATCGTCGACGCGGTCGAGGCCCGGACCTCAGGGCTCGCCGACCGGCTCACCGCTTCCGTGTGGGAGCTGCGGCTGGACGGTGTGGAGCCTGCCGAGGCCGAGCGAGCCGTGGCGGCCTTCAACGCCGCCGAGGCGGTCGAGGTCCAGCGGATGACCAAGAACGGCGTCCGCACCTTCGACGCCCGCCCCGCGGTCGTACAACTTGAAACACAGAGTGAAACGGCTGATAGGCCGACCGACCAGCCCTGTGCGATACTGCGGCTGGTTGTTCGGCACGTGACGCCTGCCGTACGACCCGACGACGTCCTGTCCGGTCTCCGCGCCGTGGCCGACCTGGCGCCGCCGGTCCCCGCAGCGGTGACCAGGCTGGCGCAGGGGCTGTTCGATGAAGAGACCAGCACGGTGACCGACCCGCTCGCGCCCGACCGCGAGGCAGCGACGGCCCCAACCGAGGCCGAGACCGCTGCCGCCGCGACGGCGCCGGCGTAA